The following proteins are co-located in the Fusobacteria bacterium ZRK30 genome:
- a CDS encoding Gx transporter family protein has product MKRNKKNENKKRELYLVAFVLLALYFSLFETIIPKPFPWMKLGLANLATIIVLVKFGKKMAFEVLFLRILIQGMMIGTLFTPGFFISLTSGVISTGAMCFLYSLKKHISLVAISIFSALTHNIVQLIVVYFLLFRNTDIMGRSILIFVMIFLGIGVVSGGIIGIIASRLKLRPSNL; this is encoded by the coding sequence GTGAAAAGAAATAAAAAAAACGAAAATAAGAAAAGAGAGCTTTATTTAGTAGCCTTTGTGCTGCTAGCTCTCTATTTTTCGTTATTTGAAACTATAATTCCAAAACCCTTTCCATGGATGAAATTGGGGTTAGCTAATCTAGCTACAATAATAGTTTTAGTAAAATTTGGAAAAAAGATGGCCTTTGAGGTTTTGTTTTTAAGGATTCTCATCCAAGGGATGATGATAGGGACTTTGTTTACCCCAGGATTTTTTATAAGTTTGACATCTGGGGTAATAAGTACAGGAGCCATGTGTTTTTTATATAGTTTAAAAAAACATATAAGTCTTGTGGCAATAAGTATTTTTTCAGCTCTGACCCATAATATAGTACAATTGATAGTGGTGTATTTCCTTCTATTTAGAAATACTGATATTATGGGAAGATCTATATTGATATTTGTTATGATATTTTTAGGGATAGGAGTGGTATCTGGAGGAATTATAGGAATTATAGCCAGTAGATTAAAATTGAGACCCTCTAATTTATAG
- the purB gene encoding adenylosuccinate lyase, whose product MNVYSNPLVERYGSKEMLENFSPNKKFSSWRRLWIALAESEKELGLNITDEQIAEMKKYVNDINYDVAAERELEVRHDVMAHVHAFGVQAPTAAPIIHLGATSAYVGDNTDLIQIKDGYEILKKKFVNVFKNMSDFAMEYKDLPTLGFTHFQAAQLTTVGKRTTLWLQSLMLDFEELEFRMENMRFRGVKGTTGTQASFEELFNGDYDKVKQLDMMVSKKLGFDRRFMVTGQTYDRKIDSETLNLLSNIAQTAHKLTNDIRLLQHLKEIEEPFGKKQIGSSAMAYKRNPMRSERVSSLAKFVIAMQQSTAMTSATQWFERTLDDSANKRLSVPQAFLAVDSILVILQNIFDGMVVYPKMIEKRIMSELPFMATEYVIMEGVKNGGDRQELHERIREHSMEAGKQVKIEGKENDLIERILADEYFNIDKEELVKILDPKRFVGFAPQQTVEFIEEEINPIIKKYEYLLGMEAGLRV is encoded by the coding sequence ATGAATGTATATTCAAACCCGTTAGTAGAGAGATATGGATCTAAAGAGATGTTAGAAAACTTTTCACCGAATAAGAAATTTTCAAGCTGGAGAAGGCTTTGGATTGCCTTGGCAGAATCAGAGAAAGAATTAGGATTGAATATAACCGATGAACAGATAGCAGAGATGAAAAAATATGTAAACGATATCAACTATGATGTTGCAGCAGAAAGAGAATTAGAGGTAAGACATGATGTAATGGCCCATGTACATGCATTTGGTGTACAGGCACCAACAGCAGCACCAATTATCCATTTAGGGGCAACTTCTGCTTACGTAGGAGACAACACAGATTTGATTCAAATAAAAGACGGGTACGAGATCTTAAAGAAGAAATTTGTAAATGTATTTAAAAATATGTCTGATTTCGCAATGGAATATAAAGATCTTCCTACCCTTGGATTTACACATTTCCAAGCTGCACAGCTTACTACTGTAGGAAAGAGAACTACATTATGGTTACAAAGTTTAATGTTAGATTTCGAAGAGTTAGAATTCAGAATGGAAAATATGAGGTTTAGAGGAGTGAAGGGAACGACTGGAACTCAGGCTAGTTTCGAAGAGTTATTCAACGGAGATTATGACAAGGTAAAGCAGCTTGATATGATGGTTTCTAAAAAATTAGGTTTTGACAGAAGATTTATGGTAACAGGTCAAACTTATGATAGAAAGATAGATTCAGAAACATTGAACCTATTGTCTAATATAGCTCAAACAGCTCATAAATTAACTAACGATATCAGATTATTACAACACTTAAAAGAGATAGAGGAACCATTTGGAAAAAAACAAATCGGATCTTCAGCTATGGCATATAAGAGAAATCCAATGAGAAGTGAGAGAGTATCATCACTAGCAAAATTCGTAATAGCTATGCAGCAAAGTACAGCTATGACATCTGCAACTCAATGGTTTGAAAGAACATTAGATGACTCAGCAAATAAGAGATTATCTGTACCACAGGCGTTTTTAGCAGTGGATTCAATATTAGTAATCTTACAAAATATCTTTGATGGAATGGTAGTATATCCAAAGATGATAGAGAAAAGAATTATGTCTGAATTACCATTTATGGCAACTGAATACGTTATCATGGAAGGTGTAAAAAATGGTGGAGACAGACAGGAATTACACGAAAGAATAAGAGAACACTCTATGGAAGCAGGAAAACAAGTTAAGATAGAAGGTAAGGAAAATGACCTTATTGAAAGAATCTTAGCTGATGAATACTTTAACATTGATAAGGAAGAATTAGTGAAAATATTAGATCCAAAGAGATTCGTAGGATTTGCTCCTCAACAAACAGTGGAATTTATAGAGGAAGAGATCAACCCAATCATAAAAAAATATGAGTATTTACTTGGGATGGAAGCTGGCTTAAGAGTATAG
- the rimI gene encoding ribosomal protein S18-alanine N-acetyltransferase, translating into MIDIREVEEDELMDLFDIEQISFKNSYRISTLADMYGNPSYKFLGIFNRNRLAGYIILLDSIDIYEVIKVAVSPNYRGRGLGKKLLTSVLKDLDKNLILEVRVSNETAISLYEGLGFKKINIRKGYYGDTGEDGIVYLFETSSCN; encoded by the coding sequence ATGATAGATATAAGAGAGGTAGAAGAGGATGAATTGATGGACCTTTTTGATATAGAGCAGATTTCCTTTAAAAATAGTTACAGGATCTCAACTTTGGCTGATATGTACGGGAACCCATCTTATAAATTCCTCGGAATATTTAACAGGAACAGGCTGGCAGGTTATATTATACTGCTCGATAGTATAGATATATATGAGGTGATAAAGGTAGCTGTTTCTCCTAATTATAGAGGGAGAGGACTGGGGAAAAAACTTTTAACTTCTGTTTTGAAAGATCTGGATAAAAACTTGATCTTAGAGGTAAGGGTATCCAATGAAACGGCCATCAGCCTATATGAAGGTCTGGGATTTAAAAAGATCAATATCCGAAAGGGATATTATGGAGATACAGGGGAAGACGGTATAGTTTATCTGTTTGAAACTTCTTCTTGCAATTAA
- a CDS encoding acyltransferase, with translation MFLNSINYFRGIAIFIIVLGHSYWLAGFEATTNAEKTFEAIATGGTALFVFVSGFMFHHVFYKRTFDYKKFLMNKGKNVVIPYLIMSGYVIYKAVFIKGSYLNLKDIGIEINNKITAILFYYGTGYHMIAYWYIPFAILLFVASPIYLRYIKLSNKTQIILIVAGIILSGFIHRPTNNFNTLQSLIYFSPIYVMGIWSSINKSIIYEKLKGKEIWLALGFLAMGYFQGVVLDHPYNYQKAIFEYRGIDLTIYQKVFMIYFLMILLHRLEDKKIWILDFMAKYSFAVFFIHGYLLMNGMELKKVLGLNFQSGILGLLIIAFVITMGSCFIASLIKKVLPKHSRKLIGA, from the coding sequence GTGTTTTTAAACTCTATAAATTATTTTAGAGGAATAGCTATATTTATAATCGTTTTAGGACATAGTTATTGGCTGGCAGGTTTTGAGGCAACGACAAATGCAGAGAAAACTTTTGAAGCTATAGCTACAGGGGGGACAGCATTATTTGTATTTGTTTCCGGATTTATGTTCCACCATGTTTTTTATAAGAGAACATTTGACTATAAAAAATTCCTGATGAACAAGGGAAAAAATGTAGTGATACCTTATTTAATAATGTCTGGTTATGTGATCTATAAGGCTGTATTTATTAAAGGAAGTTATTTGAATTTAAAAGATATAGGTATAGAGATAAACAATAAGATTACTGCAATTTTATTTTATTATGGGACAGGCTACCATATGATAGCCTATTGGTATATACCCTTTGCAATCTTATTGTTTGTAGCTTCTCCAATCTATTTGAGATATATAAAATTAAGTAATAAAACACAGATTATATTGATAGTGGCAGGGATAATTTTATCAGGCTTTATCCACAGGCCGACTAATAATTTTAACACCTTACAGTCGCTTATTTATTTTTCACCAATCTACGTAATGGGAATTTGGTCATCTATAAATAAGAGCATTATCTATGAAAAATTAAAGGGTAAAGAGATATGGCTGGCTCTGGGATTTTTAGCTATGGGTTATTTCCAGGGGGTAGTGCTGGATCATCCGTATAATTATCAAAAAGCTATATTTGAATATAGAGGAATAGACCTGACGATCTATCAAAAAGTATTTATGATCTATTTCTTAATGATCTTACTTCACAGGCTGGAAGATAAAAAAATATGGATATTGGACTTTATGGCTAAGTATAGTTTTGCAGTGTTTTTTATCCATGGATACCTTCTGATGAATGGGATGGAGTTAAAGAAAGTTCTGGGATTAAATTTTCAGAGCGGGATATTAGGTCTGTTAATAATTGCCTTTGTGATAACCATGGGGTCGTGTTTTATAGCTTCTCTCATAAAAAAAGTTTTGCCCAAGCACAGTAGAAAATTAATAGGAGCATGA
- the lepB gene encoding signal peptidase I — METNKLIINGIFYVILTTFFIFLWLKEKKVVAQIRVYRDRFSESIIKKLNIKSKYGKAGIKKTINFTEAIGSALILVLIIQKFYLGNFLVPTGSMIPTIVPKDRLFGNMVIYKFTEPSREDIIVFKEPVENKVLYTKRLMGLPGETVEIYGERLVIDGKQVSDRRYSNLGELDYNQWIVPKKGDKLTIIPMENYSEEFKQNNVKIAEVQKYLLDKPGALAQVLPNVDFYINGKKTGMILDYIHDEEVLNKLLSGETIETTIPEDYFLALGDNTDGSYDGRMWGFVAQHRIEGKAFVRFWPLNRIGLLK, encoded by the coding sequence ATGGAAACTAATAAATTGATAATAAACGGGATATTTTATGTGATACTTACGACTTTTTTTATTTTCTTATGGTTGAAAGAGAAAAAAGTAGTGGCGCAGATAAGAGTTTACAGAGATAGATTTTCAGAATCTATAATTAAAAAGTTAAATATAAAGTCTAAATATGGAAAAGCAGGAATAAAAAAAACTATTAACTTTACTGAAGCAATAGGATCAGCGCTAATCTTAGTACTTATAATTCAAAAATTTTATTTAGGGAACTTTTTAGTACCTACAGGATCTATGATCCCGACTATTGTTCCAAAGGACAGATTGTTTGGAAATATGGTGATCTATAAATTCACTGAGCCTTCAAGGGAAGACATAATAGTGTTTAAGGAGCCTGTAGAAAATAAGGTATTATATACAAAGAGACTTATGGGGCTCCCTGGTGAGACTGTAGAAATCTATGGTGAAAGACTGGTAATAGACGGGAAACAGGTATCAGACAGGAGATATTCTAACTTAGGAGAGCTAGATTATAATCAGTGGATAGTTCCTAAGAAAGGGGATAAATTGACTATAATTCCCATGGAAAATTACAGTGAAGAATTTAAACAAAATAATGTAAAGATAGCTGAAGTTCAAAAATATTTATTGGATAAACCTGGGGCACTGGCTCAGGTATTACCAAATGTAGATTTTTATATAAATGGCAAAAAAACAGGGATGATACTAGACTATATCCATGATGAAGAGGTATTAAACAAATTGTTATCTGGAGAAACGATAGAAACTACCATACCTGAGGATTATTTCTTAGCACTAGGAGATAATACCGATGGAAGTTATGATGGCAGAATGTGGGGATTTGTAGCTCAGCATAGGATTGAAGGAAAAGCTTTTGTAAGATTTTGGCCATTGAATAGAATCGGATTGTTAAAGTAA
- a CDS encoding N-acetylmuramoyl-L-alanine amidase, translating to MGKIIFLIAGLLIFTSCYKIDSKTYKATGYNERVRFIVLHYTAIDTDRSIRALTQGKVSSHYLVTDKRWDSIYQLVPLEKRAWHAGISEFGGRTNLNDSSIGIEIVNKGYKKTVVDLDTESEIKNIANREFYPYEDYQIKKIGRLLQDLVKEYKISPKNVLGHSDIAPTRKQDPGPMFPWEELYRKYGVGAWYEMEDFHKFYDEELYEKYSEADIQMELRRYGYGIKISGENDGETIKVIGAFQAHFRPARVTGEMDLETFAILKALNKKYS from the coding sequence ATGGGTAAAATAATATTTTTAATAGCGGGATTATTGATTTTTACCTCCTGTTATAAGATAGATAGTAAAACCTACAAGGCGACAGGGTACAATGAAAGGGTTAGGTTTATAGTACTTCATTATACTGCAATAGATACAGACAGGTCCATCAGAGCACTAACCCAGGGGAAAGTAAGTTCCCATTATTTGGTAACAGATAAAAGATGGGACTCTATATATCAATTAGTGCCTCTTGAAAAAAGGGCATGGCATGCAGGTATAAGTGAATTTGGAGGGAGGACCAACTTAAACGACAGCTCTATAGGGATAGAGATAGTCAATAAGGGGTACAAAAAAACAGTTGTAGACTTAGATACAGAAAGTGAAATTAAAAATATAGCTAACAGGGAATTTTACCCCTATGAGGATTATCAAATAAAAAAAATAGGAAGACTTCTCCAAGATTTAGTAAAGGAATATAAGATATCTCCTAAAAATGTATTGGGGCATTCAGACATAGCACCTACAAGAAAACAGGATCCAGGGCCTATGTTCCCATGGGAGGAGTTGTATAGGAAATATGGTGTAGGAGCCTGGTATGAGATGGAAGATTTTCATAAATTCTACGATGAAGAATTGTATGAAAAATATAGTGAAGCAGATATTCAGATGGAACTTAGAAGGTATGGGTATGGGATTAAAATAAGCGGGGAAAATGATGGAGAAACTATAAAGGTTATAGGAGCTTTTCAAGCTCATTTCAGACCGGCTAGAGTAACAGGAGAGATGGATTTAGAGACCTTTGCAATTTTAAAAGCACTCAATAAAAAGTATAGTTAG
- a CDS encoding ABC transporter permease subunit has protein sequence MEFTNFIAKYKAELLRALLEHLQISLTAVTLAILIGIPVGIYISKSKKISKHVLSVVSVFQTVPSLALFGLIIPVLGIGVKPAVFVLFLYALLPIIMNTYIGITEVEDFLIESATGIGMSNKQILFRIKLPLAIPVMMGGIKVSTVASIGTTTIAALIGAGGFGSFIFRGISMNNNQLILLGAIPTALLAIMLNYIMGVAETALTPKRKSTETSYIQRNRKKVLGGILMALLIPIIAVGSAKYKEYREMKNTIVVGHKSFTEQRILGEVYGKLIEKYTNYNSKVIELGGTQIAFGALEKGEIDLYPEYTGTAYMSIFKQKKIYDRDKTYEIVKNKFKEEYGFKYLKPLRFNNTYVFLTSEENKVKYNLKNISDIKKYNGDFQLGGSNEYIERPDGNGALNKTYGLEFKGVKGMDPGLLFTAINNKELDVIVGFGTDGRIKKYNLKIINDNKNFFPPYNVAPILNKRVLNEYPELVEIFNKLAGKISDEQMQELNYLVDEEGYTPKEAAEKFIDEFTK, from the coding sequence ATGGAATTTACAAATTTTATAGCTAAATATAAAGCGGAGCTTTTAAGAGCTCTTTTGGAACATCTGCAGATCTCTTTAACTGCAGTGACTTTGGCAATTTTAATCGGTATTCCTGTTGGGATATATATATCTAAAAGTAAAAAGATTTCAAAGCATGTTTTGAGTGTCGTAAGTGTTTTTCAAACGGTTCCCAGTCTGGCATTGTTCGGACTTATCATTCCGGTTCTTGGAATAGGAGTAAAACCGGCGGTATTTGTTTTATTTTTATATGCATTGCTGCCGATCATTATGAATACATATATAGGTATCACCGAGGTAGAGGACTTTTTAATTGAAAGTGCAACAGGTATAGGGATGAGCAATAAACAGATCTTATTCAGGATTAAACTGCCCCTTGCTATTCCCGTTATGATGGGAGGGATCAAAGTATCTACAGTTGCCAGTATAGGAACGACGACAATTGCAGCCTTGATTGGAGCAGGAGGATTCGGTAGTTTTATATTTAGAGGGATTTCAATGAATAATAATCAATTGATATTGCTGGGAGCAATCCCTACGGCCCTACTTGCAATTATGTTAAATTATATAATGGGGGTAGCTGAAACAGCGCTGACTCCTAAGAGAAAATCTACTGAAACCAGTTATATACAGAGAAACAGAAAAAAAGTTTTAGGTGGGATCCTAATGGCTCTCTTAATTCCAATAATAGCTGTAGGGAGTGCAAAGTATAAAGAATACAGGGAAATGAAAAATACTATTGTAGTGGGGCATAAAAGTTTTACAGAACAGAGAATATTAGGAGAAGTATACGGGAAATTAATAGAAAAATACACTAATTACAACAGCAAAGTTATTGAGCTCGGAGGGACTCAGATTGCATTTGGAGCCTTGGAAAAAGGGGAAATAGACCTGTATCCGGAGTATACAGGAACTGCTTATATGTCTATTTTTAAACAAAAGAAGATCTATGACAGGGACAAAACTTATGAAATCGTTAAAAATAAGTTTAAAGAGGAATATGGCTTTAAATATTTGAAACCGCTACGATTCAACAACACCTACGTATTTCTTACAAGTGAAGAAAACAAAGTAAAATATAATCTAAAAAACATTTCAGATATAAAAAAATATAATGGAGACTTCCAGCTTGGGGGTTCTAATGAATATATAGAGAGACCTGACGGGAATGGAGCACTGAATAAAACCTATGGACTTGAATTTAAAGGAGTCAAGGGGATGGATCCGGGATTATTATTCACAGCTATCAACAATAAGGAGCTAGATGTTATTGTGGGGTTTGGTACCGATGGCAGGATAAAAAAATATAATTTGAAGATCATAAATGATAATAAGAACTTTTTTCCACCGTATAATGTGGCTCCTATATTAAATAAAAGAGTTTTAAATGAATATCCCGAATTGGTTGAGATATTCAATAAACTTGCAGGGAAAATTTCAGATGAACAGATGCAGGAGTTAAATTATCTTGTAGATGAAGAGGGTTATACTCCCAAGGAAGCAGCAGAAAAATTTATAGATGAATTTACAAAATAA
- a CDS encoding betaine/proline/choline family ABC transporter ATP-binding protein (Members of the family are the ATP-binding subunit of ABC transporters for substrates such as betaine, L-proline or other amino acids, choline, carnitine, etc. The substrate specificity is best determined from the substrate-binding subunit, rather than this subunit, as it interacts with the permease subunit and not with substrate directly.) encodes MIELKGIVKNFGRSEIIKNISIEFERGKFYCLIGESGCGKTTIMKMINKLIELSSGEVLIDGKNIKDYNPVLLRRKIGYVIQKVGLFPHMTIGQNIEAVPSLLKWSKEKSRERAMELLELVDLDGGYYDKYPEELSGGQQQRIGIARALAVNPDIILMDEPFSALDPITRENLQDELISLQEKLKKTIIFVTHDMDEAIKLADKIAILRDGKILQFDTPENILHYPKDSFVEYFIGNDRLWKTPEMLLVKDIMKTKIPVVQESSHIARAYEKMKNYDIDAVFVVKQEGRDNKIKGIITKKLIFHKREILTAETDIKDLMYTDFITLGERENLLDVLNKIKDSKLKVFPVNDENGNLIGAITPSNLLNVISDITPSIVEVN; translated from the coding sequence ATGATTGAATTAAAGGGTATAGTTAAAAATTTCGGAAGGTCAGAAATAATTAAAAATATATCTATAGAGTTTGAACGTGGAAAATTCTATTGTTTAATAGGAGAATCGGGATGCGGTAAAACAACGATTATGAAAATGATAAATAAATTAATAGAACTATCTTCAGGAGAGGTTTTAATAGATGGGAAAAATATAAAGGATTATAATCCGGTCCTTTTGAGGAGAAAAATAGGGTATGTTATTCAAAAGGTCGGATTATTCCCGCACATGACAATAGGGCAAAATATAGAAGCTGTTCCCAGTCTATTAAAATGGAGTAAGGAAAAATCCAGAGAAAGAGCGATGGAATTATTGGAATTGGTAGATTTAGATGGGGGATATTATGACAAATATCCAGAAGAACTATCAGGAGGACAGCAGCAGAGAATTGGGATAGCCAGAGCCTTAGCTGTAAATCCGGATATTATCCTAATGGATGAACCCTTTTCAGCATTGGATCCCATTACCCGTGAAAACTTACAGGATGAACTGATTTCCCTACAGGAAAAATTAAAAAAGACAATTATTTTTGTGACCCATGATATGGATGAGGCTATCAAATTGGCGGATAAGATAGCTATATTAAGGGATGGAAAGATCTTGCAATTTGATACTCCGGAAAATATCTTACACTACCCTAAAGATTCTTTTGTAGAATATTTTATAGGGAATGACAGACTCTGGAAAACTCCTGAGATGTTATTGGTAAAAGATATTATGAAGACTAAAATCCCTGTGGTACAGGAAAGTTCCCATATAGCAAGGGCCTATGAGAAGATGAAAAATTATGATATCGATGCTGTTTTTGTTGTGAAGCAGGAGGGGAGAGATAACAAAATAAAGGGAATAATCACTAAAAAATTAATCTTTCATAAAAGAGAAATTTTAACTGCAGAAACAGACATAAAAGATCTGATGTATACGGATTTTATTACCCTGGGTGAAAGAGAGAATTTATTGGATGTACTTAATAAAATAAAGGACAGTAAACTCAAGGTTTTTCCGGTGAATGATGAAAACGGAAATTTAATAGGAGCAATAACTCCGTCTAATCTATTGAATGTCATTTCAGATATAACCCCATCTATAGTGGAGGTGAACTAA